The Kitasatospora setae KM-6054 genome contains a region encoding:
- a CDS encoding DUF2075 domain-containing protein: protein MLFRDSAATVAAECLSGALFFRLTEQFVHAHRHRPSASEVRSWERSIPVLVGALNDAGLGQVEVLIEYDLPLNSRRADAVLAGIHPETGQPSYVVVELKQWSSAEPDDEDPSLCHVDAYGRAVLNPVDQVRGYCEYLVSFNSVLAERPESLHGVAYLHNATEFGVGGLYETHQDRYGSLFTGGRRGEFLDYLRARLGPGAGAAAADELVHGKVGPSKQLMAVAAREVREREQFVLLDQQKVAYRTVLNALHRSRQSDHKEVVVVTGGPGTGKSVIALSILGEMYRQGLTALHATGSSSFTTTMRKVAGRRKPEVRDLFKYFNSFMTAERNGLDVLLCDEAHRMRETSANRFTSAANRSGKAQVEELIDAARVPVFLLDEHQVVRPGEMGTVAEIEAAAAAKGLTCRVVPLDSQFRCGGSDAYLRWVLRLLELEPGGGDVWEADGKMQLVFASTPQELEGFLAERRAQGYSARMSAGYCWKWTKEVPADGELPADVVIGDWQRPWNVYGDRSVGGAPPAALWATDPAGFGQVGCVYTAQGFEYDWSGVILGPDLLWRGDRWVTDRKASKDPAFKSSTSDADVRRLIRHTYKVLLTRGMIGTVVYSTDAETREKLRELTGALTTPAVL from the coding sequence TTGCTTTTCCGTGACTCCGCTGCCACGGTCGCCGCCGAATGCCTGTCCGGCGCGCTGTTCTTCCGACTCACCGAGCAGTTCGTCCACGCACACAGGCACCGGCCCAGTGCTTCCGAGGTCCGTTCCTGGGAACGCAGCATCCCCGTGCTGGTCGGCGCACTCAACGACGCCGGGCTCGGCCAAGTGGAAGTGCTCATCGAGTACGACCTGCCGCTGAACAGCAGGCGGGCGGACGCCGTGCTGGCCGGGATCCATCCCGAGACCGGCCAGCCGTCGTACGTGGTCGTGGAACTCAAGCAGTGGAGCAGCGCCGAGCCCGACGACGAGGACCCGTCGCTGTGCCACGTCGACGCGTACGGGCGCGCAGTACTCAACCCGGTCGACCAGGTACGCGGATACTGCGAGTACCTGGTCTCGTTCAACAGCGTGCTGGCCGAGCGCCCCGAGAGCCTGCACGGGGTCGCCTATCTGCACAACGCCACCGAGTTCGGGGTCGGCGGGCTCTACGAGACCCACCAGGACCGGTACGGGTCGCTCTTCACCGGCGGCCGGCGCGGCGAGTTCCTCGACTACCTGCGGGCCCGGCTGGGGCCCGGGGCGGGCGCCGCCGCAGCGGACGAACTCGTCCATGGGAAGGTCGGGCCGTCCAAGCAGTTGATGGCGGTGGCCGCGCGGGAAGTCCGGGAGCGCGAACAGTTCGTACTGCTGGACCAACAGAAGGTCGCCTACCGCACAGTGCTCAACGCCCTCCACCGCTCCCGGCAGTCCGACCACAAGGAGGTCGTGGTCGTCACGGGCGGGCCGGGAACCGGCAAGAGCGTCATCGCGCTCTCGATCCTCGGTGAGATGTACCGGCAGGGGCTCACCGCCCTGCACGCGACGGGTTCCAGCTCCTTCACCACCACGATGCGAAAGGTCGCCGGTCGTCGGAAGCCCGAAGTACGGGACCTCTTCAAGTACTTCAACAGCTTCATGACCGCCGAACGCAACGGCCTCGACGTCCTGCTCTGCGACGAGGCCCACCGTATGCGGGAGACCTCGGCCAACCGCTTCACGTCCGCGGCCAACCGCTCCGGCAAGGCCCAGGTCGAGGAGTTGATCGACGCGGCGCGCGTACCGGTGTTCCTCCTGGACGAGCACCAAGTGGTCCGCCCCGGGGAGATGGGGACGGTCGCCGAGATCGAGGCCGCCGCGGCCGCGAAGGGGCTCACCTGCCGGGTGGTACCCCTCGACAGCCAGTTCCGGTGCGGCGGGAGCGACGCGTACCTGCGATGGGTCCTGCGGCTGCTGGAACTCGAGCCGGGCGGCGGCGACGTCTGGGAGGCCGATGGGAAAATGCAGCTCGTCTTCGCGTCCACCCCGCAGGAACTGGAAGGCTTCCTCGCCGAGCGGCGGGCCCAGGGCTACAGCGCGCGCATGTCGGCCGGTTACTGCTGGAAATGGACGAAGGAGGTGCCCGCGGACGGGGAGCTTCCTGCGGATGTCGTCATCGGCGACTGGCAGCGCCCGTGGAACGTCTACGGGGACCGATCCGTCGGCGGTGCCCCGCCGGCCGCGCTCTGGGCGACCGATCCGGCGGGATTCGGGCAGGTTGGCTGCGTGTACACCGCCCAGGGGTTCGAGTACGACTGGAGCGGCGTCATCCTCGGCCCCGACCTGCTCTGGCGCGGGGACCGCTGGGTCACCGACCGGAAGGCGTCCAAGGACCCGGCCTTCAAATCCTCGACTTCGGACGCCGACGTGCGGCGGCTGATCCGCCACACCTACAAGGTGCTGCTGACCCGAGGCATGATCGGCACAGTGGTGTACTCGACCGACGCCGAGACCCGCGAGAAGCTGCGTGAGCTCACCGGCGCGCTCACGACCCCTGCCGTGCTGTGA
- a CDS encoding DUF2075 domain-containing protein translates to MRLGISVLLQLSAAELGRLITVPEGSGRRLLTEQLAERHSAVHERPAGNGDINAWNNSIPVVVEALLACGLDEVVVQIEVDLPHTNSAVDLVLCGRHPGTGADSYLAIELKQARHAVVDPRCPIAVDLGFGNGKNKLHPVRQIQRYCEYMIRYISHLREHDGSLHGVALLHNARDPDVEALFDLPENDYGALYTLDDLDRFRRVLTSLFGPASGQEAATALARSRQNPLLKVTDVARQRSVVGGGLVLLDEQHMAVDRIVRHLERTNPNGALNVGLFAADDTPGQRKRVFILRGGPGSGKSAVALELQRALGGRNHEAVLASGSRAYTETLREIMHSSARPRHTGDKKRSAKWIYQYFNSFTRSAPDSIGTLICDEAHRMRRTSTHRNTPKELRDDDRPQAAELLRAARVPVFLLDDHQSIRPDEVGTAGYLRNLAEGLGHQVEVIDLEGTFRAGGSKRYQAWVQQLLGLGVSDPVVWRPDGRMELLLADSPAELEEFIRACGHEGFTARMTAGFCWKWSNPERGLLVDDVRIGDWHLPWNVKPTHSVPNAPTASLWSTDPRGIDQVGCVYTAQTFEYDWNGVIIGPDLLFRDGRFTVNRSASCDPAFNRTIPDDIVRRCVRNAYHVLLTRGVVGTVVYAVDPETQSALRNLITGTIGLQDYRHSRPKLTAEGPQLPPAYREHQR, encoded by the coding sequence GTGCGCCTGGGGATCTCCGTGCTCCTGCAACTTTCCGCGGCCGAACTCGGCCGGCTGATCACCGTTCCGGAAGGATCCGGGCGACGCCTGCTCACCGAGCAGTTGGCGGAACGGCACTCCGCAGTCCATGAACGGCCGGCGGGGAACGGTGACATCAACGCCTGGAACAACAGCATTCCCGTCGTCGTCGAAGCCCTGCTCGCCTGCGGCCTCGACGAGGTGGTGGTCCAGATCGAGGTGGATCTGCCGCACACCAACTCGGCGGTCGACCTGGTGCTCTGCGGCCGACACCCAGGCACCGGCGCCGACTCCTACCTCGCGATCGAGCTCAAGCAGGCCCGCCATGCCGTGGTCGATCCCCGCTGTCCGATTGCCGTCGACCTCGGCTTCGGGAACGGCAAGAACAAACTCCATCCGGTGCGCCAGATCCAGCGCTACTGCGAGTACATGATCCGCTACATCTCCCACCTGCGGGAGCACGACGGCAGCCTGCACGGAGTGGCACTGCTGCACAACGCCCGGGACCCTGATGTCGAGGCGCTGTTCGATCTGCCGGAGAACGACTACGGAGCGCTGTACACCCTCGACGACCTGGACCGGTTCCGCCGGGTCCTCACCTCGCTGTTCGGCCCCGCCTCCGGACAGGAGGCCGCGACCGCGCTGGCGAGATCCAGGCAGAATCCGCTGCTCAAGGTGACCGATGTGGCCCGGCAACGGTCTGTGGTCGGCGGTGGTCTGGTGCTCCTGGACGAGCAGCACATGGCGGTCGACCGAATCGTTCGGCACCTGGAGCGGACGAACCCCAACGGCGCGCTGAACGTGGGGCTGTTCGCCGCAGACGACACACCAGGGCAGCGCAAGCGGGTCTTCATCCTCCGGGGCGGCCCGGGCAGCGGGAAGAGTGCTGTCGCCTTGGAGCTCCAGCGTGCGCTCGGCGGCAGGAACCACGAGGCCGTACTCGCGAGCGGATCCCGCGCGTACACGGAGACGCTGCGCGAGATCATGCACAGTTCGGCGAGGCCACGGCACACGGGCGACAAGAAGCGGTCGGCGAAATGGATCTACCAGTACTTCAACAGCTTCACCCGTAGCGCGCCGGACAGCATCGGCACCCTCATCTGCGACGAGGCCCACCGCATGCGCCGCACTTCGACGCACCGCAACACTCCGAAGGAACTCCGGGACGACGACCGCCCCCAGGCGGCCGAACTGCTCAGGGCCGCCCGGGTTCCGGTCTTCCTCCTCGACGACCACCAGTCGATCCGCCCCGACGAGGTGGGCACCGCCGGCTACCTCAGGAATCTCGCGGAGGGCCTCGGCCACCAAGTGGAGGTCATCGACCTCGAAGGCACGTTCCGGGCCGGTGGCAGCAAGCGGTACCAGGCATGGGTGCAGCAGTTGCTGGGACTGGGCGTCTCCGATCCGGTCGTCTGGCGCCCGGACGGCCGGATGGAACTGCTGCTGGCGGACTCCCCGGCGGAGTTGGAGGAGTTCATCCGGGCATGCGGCCACGAGGGATTCACCGCGCGGATGACGGCGGGCTTCTGCTGGAAATGGAGCAACCCCGAGCGGGGTCTGCTCGTCGACGACGTCCGCATCGGAGACTGGCACCTCCCCTGGAACGTGAAACCCACTCACAGCGTGCCGAACGCGCCCACGGCTTCCCTGTGGTCGACCGACCCCCGGGGCATCGATCAGGTCGGCTGCGTCTACACGGCACAGACCTTCGAGTACGACTGGAACGGCGTCATCATCGGACCCGACCTGCTGTTCCGGGATGGCAGGTTCACGGTCAACCGGAGCGCTTCGTGTGACCCCGCGTTCAACCGGACGATCCCTGACGACATCGTCCGCAGGTGCGTGCGCAACGCCTATCACGTACTCCTCACCCGCGGTGTCGTCGGCACCGTCGTCTACGCGGTCGACCCCGAGACCCAGTCGGCGCTGCGGAATCTCATCACGGGCACCATCGGCCTGCAGGACTACAGGCACAGCCGCCCGAAACTCACTGCGGAAGGCCCCCAACTACCGCCCGCCTACCGCGAGCACCAGCGGTAG
- a CDS encoding DUF6408 family protein, with translation MAVVEYARKHRSWIRDVLVGAAAGFGSNLAWMLAQFVVHRLG, from the coding sequence ATGGCTGTCGTCGAGTACGCGCGCAAGCACCGCAGTTGGATCCGCGACGTCCTGGTGGGCGCAGCGGCGGGCTTCGGCTCGAACCTGGCATGGATGCTCGCGCAGTTCGTGGTGCACCGTCTCGGCTGA
- a CDS encoding 2-phosphosulfolactate phosphatase yields the protein METRFLAIGELTATPPVAVVIDVMRAFTTAAWAFARGAERIVLAGSLDEALGLKDRHPHWVALKDGAPAPGFDAVNSPGRIRGTDLAGRTVVQKTTAGTVGALAVRDAGLVLCASFVVAEATARALHGRPEVTFVVTGEDGRAEEDLACAEYIAHRAAGDSPDPAPYLRRAAGSAAAADLLQYVRKGVHEDDVELCLELDRFPFAMAAAPEDGLMVLRPYGEPAGSGRS from the coding sequence ATGGAGACCCGCTTCCTCGCCATCGGCGAGCTCACCGCCACCCCGCCCGTCGCCGTCGTCATCGACGTGATGCGGGCCTTCACCACCGCTGCCTGGGCGTTCGCGCGGGGTGCCGAGCGGATCGTGCTGGCCGGATCGCTGGACGAGGCGCTGGGGTTGAAGGACCGTCACCCGCACTGGGTGGCGCTCAAGGACGGGGCGCCCGCGCCCGGGTTCGATGCCGTGAACTCGCCCGGCCGGATCCGCGGCACCGACCTCGCGGGCCGCACCGTCGTCCAGAAGACCACCGCCGGAACGGTCGGCGCCCTCGCCGTCCGGGACGCCGGCCTGGTGTTGTGCGCGAGCTTCGTGGTCGCGGAGGCCACCGCCCGCGCCCTGCACGGCCGTCCGGAGGTCACCTTCGTCGTCACCGGTGAGGACGGCCGGGCGGAGGAGGACCTCGCCTGCGCCGAGTACATCGCCCACCGGGCCGCCGGCGACAGCCCCGACCCCGCCCCCTACCTCCGTCGTGCCGCCGGATCCGCCGCCGCCGCCGACCTCCTCCAGTACGTCCGCAAGGGCGTCCACGAGGACGACGTGGAACTCTGCCTGGAGCTCGACCGCTTCCCCTTCGCGATGGCCGCCGCCCCGGAGGACGGCCTCATGGTGCTGCGTCCGTACGGGGAACCAGCCGGCTCAGGTCGATCGTGA
- a CDS encoding Uma2 family endonuclease, whose amino-acid sequence MTSLPDWMRPPRTEGWFAEDLDRLPEAPRHTELIDGALVFMMSPQRSWHSRVVTALTNALDAQAPAGIEVEREMTVRLDSRTRPEPDLLLVTVPFDPDRTWHDPENVLLVVEVVSPESAHRDRTVKLRKYAEAGIPHYWLIEDEAGAAVAHVYELDAPTRSYIPTGIFRGSLSHSVPFAITIDLSRLVPRTDAAP is encoded by the coding sequence ATGACCTCACTGCCCGACTGGATGCGCCCGCCGCGCACAGAAGGCTGGTTCGCGGAGGATCTCGACCGCCTGCCCGAGGCGCCGCGCCACACGGAACTGATCGACGGAGCGCTGGTCTTCATGATGTCCCCGCAGCGGTCATGGCACAGCCGCGTCGTCACCGCGCTCACCAACGCCCTCGATGCCCAGGCCCCCGCCGGCATCGAGGTCGAGCGCGAGATGACCGTCCGCTTGGACTCCCGCACCCGCCCCGAGCCAGATCTCCTGCTCGTCACCGTGCCGTTCGACCCAGACCGCACCTGGCACGACCCGGAGAACGTGCTGCTCGTCGTCGAGGTGGTCTCACCCGAATCCGCCCACCGGGACCGCACGGTGAAACTCCGCAAGTACGCCGAGGCGGGCATCCCCCACTACTGGCTGATCGAGGACGAGGCCGGAGCCGCCGTGGCACACGTCTACGAACTCGACGCGCCCACCCGCAGCTACATTCCGACCGGCATCTTCCGTGGGAGCCTCTCCCACTCCGTGCCGTTCGCGATCACGATCGACCTGAGCCGGCTGGTTCCCCGTACGGACGCAGCACCATGA
- a CDS encoding TetR/AcrR family transcriptional regulator, whose amino-acid sequence MSDEGRPPLRERLVDAGVELVLAEGSGAVGLREIARRAGVSHGAPRRYFATHRELLSAVARRGFEELAGRFAAVRGTDPRERVAGAARVYLAFAAERRGMFELMFRHDLLSGDGAEPAGPPLREATGPLFEGLARLVAECTGDGARAPLVTAALWANLHGLAQLRAWESTALVLGEGREEELLEAVLAAHLGPAAA is encoded by the coding sequence ATGAGCGATGAGGGACGGCCCCCGCTGCGGGAGCGCCTGGTGGACGCCGGGGTCGAGTTGGTGCTGGCGGAGGGGTCGGGGGCGGTCGGGCTGCGGGAGATCGCGCGGCGGGCCGGGGTGTCGCACGGGGCGCCGCGGCGGTACTTCGCCACGCACCGTGAGCTGCTGTCGGCGGTGGCGCGGCGCGGGTTCGAGGAGTTGGCGGGGCGGTTCGCCGCGGTGCGGGGAACGGACCCGCGGGAGCGGGTCGCGGGGGCGGCTCGGGTGTACCTGGCGTTCGCGGCCGAGCGGCGCGGGATGTTCGAGCTGATGTTCCGGCACGACCTGCTGAGCGGCGACGGGGCGGAGCCGGCCGGGCCGCCGCTGCGGGAGGCGACGGGGCCGCTGTTCGAAGGGCTGGCGCGGCTGGTGGCGGAGTGCACGGGGGACGGGGCGCGGGCGCCGCTGGTGACGGCCGCGCTGTGGGCGAACCTGCACGGGCTGGCGCAGCTGCGAGCCTGGGAGAGCACGGCGCTGGTGCTGGGGGAGGGGCGTGAGGAGGAGTTGCTGGAGGCCGTGCTGGCCGCGCACCTCGGGCCGGCGGCGGCGTGA
- a CDS encoding MFS transporter, producing MLVALDGTVLLMAQPGMRRELDCTTARLQWTSTGYLVAVAALLVLAGRLGDRYGHRRTLLAGVLGFGAASAGIGLAPTVGWVVGLRVAQGVFGALLQPGTLALLRLCCPPERLGRAIAVRTGAIAVAAGAGPLLGGVLVDAFGWRAVFWINVPAAALIAAMVLTLPKGQGSSDGRPLDPAGAALLAAALAVLVHALSRVPERGWPGVLPELGCAAALSAVLVVHERRAASPVVPRPVARSRPVAASLVLLLTSSAGLYGTLFSTTFRLQDALHTGPLGAALRMLPLTALMVLGAPLAERALRGQGPRRTALAGVALLVAGIAGPAGPGGGASTAATAVASALLGAGFAAVMVTATGTVVGDAPAGYAGAVGGLKQTAMNIGPTLGIAAAAGAGAGAHAALPVLAAVAALGLLPAAALPGPRHEPLRGAVVGGA from the coding sequence ATGCTGGTGGCGCTGGACGGCACGGTGCTGCTGATGGCGCAGCCCGGCATGCGGCGCGAACTCGACTGCACGACCGCGCGGTTGCAGTGGACCAGCACCGGCTACCTGGTCGCCGTCGCGGCCCTGCTGGTGCTGGCCGGCCGGCTCGGCGACCGGTACGGCCACCGCCGGACGCTGCTGGCGGGCGTACTGGGTTTCGGCGCGGCCTCGGCCGGGATCGGGCTGGCGCCGACCGTCGGCTGGGTGGTCGGACTGCGGGTCGCCCAGGGCGTGTTCGGCGCGCTGCTGCAGCCGGGGACGCTCGCGCTGCTGCGGCTGTGCTGCCCGCCGGAGCGGCTCGGCCGGGCGATCGCGGTCCGGACCGGGGCGATCGCGGTCGCGGCGGGCGCGGGCCCGCTGCTCGGCGGGGTGCTGGTGGACGCGTTCGGCTGGCGCGCGGTGTTCTGGATCAACGTCCCGGCCGCCGCCCTGATCGCCGCGATGGTCCTCACCCTGCCGAAGGGGCAGGGGAGTTCGGACGGTCGGCCGCTCGATCCGGCGGGCGCGGCGCTGCTCGCGGCGGCCCTCGCCGTCCTGGTGCACGCGCTCTCCCGGGTGCCGGAGCGCGGCTGGCCCGGGGTGCTGCCCGAACTCGGCTGCGCCGCCGCGCTGTCGGCGGTGCTGGTGGTCCACGAGCGGCGGGCCGCGAGCCCGGTGGTGCCCCGGCCGGTGGCCCGGTCGCGGCCGGTCGCGGCCTCCCTGGTGCTGCTGCTGACCAGCTCGGCGGGGCTGTACGGGACGCTGTTCAGCACCACCTTCCGACTCCAGGACGCCCTGCACACCGGCCCGTTGGGCGCGGCGCTGCGCATGCTGCCGCTGACCGCGCTGATGGTGCTCGGCGCCCCGCTGGCCGAGCGGGCGCTGCGTGGCCAGGGCCCCCGGCGGACGGCGCTGGCGGGCGTCGCCCTGCTGGTGGCGGGCATCGCCGGGCCGGCCGGACCGGGCGGCGGCGCCTCGACGGCGGCCACGGCGGTGGCGTCGGCGCTGCTGGGCGCGGGCTTCGCGGCGGTGATGGTGACGGCGACCGGCACCGTGGTCGGCGACGCCCCGGCGGGGTACGCGGGCGCGGTCGGCGGGTTGAAGCAGACCGCGATGAACATCGGCCCGACCCTGGGCATCGCGGCCGCCGCCGGCGCCGGTGCCGGGGCGCACGCCGCCCTGCCCGTCCTGGCCGCCGTCGCCGCCCTCGGCCTGCTGCCCGCCGCCGCCCTGCCGGGCCCGCGACACGAGCCGCTCCGCGGGGCCGTTGTCGGCGGCGCGTGA
- a CDS encoding alpha/beta hydrolase: MDFIESTVEADGERLACTVIEPDGPDGPGAAAPTALLMHGAGGGDRQRCLPLGRELAAAGCRAVVFDFAGHGASTGTLGALSLGRRARQARAVLDRHAPDGPLLLVGFSMSGQTVADLLRVPELAARTTAIALAAPAAYARETHELPFSDPEFTNTLRRQGSWRSSTAFAALAAFPGRALLVLPETDEVIPAEVTDALDAALRTGAARPYDRITLPGADHLLGRWLGARPEECARVAAALLAGTAAGTAAAAAVAAGWRQG; this comes from the coding sequence ATGGACTTCATCGAGTCGACCGTCGAAGCGGACGGCGAACGCCTGGCCTGCACCGTGATCGAGCCGGACGGCCCGGACGGCCCGGGAGCCGCCGCGCCCACCGCGCTGCTGATGCACGGCGCGGGCGGCGGGGACCGGCAGCGCTGCCTGCCGCTGGGGCGGGAGCTGGCGGCCGCCGGGTGCCGCGCCGTGGTGTTCGACTTCGCCGGGCACGGCGCGAGCACCGGCACGCTCGGGGCGCTCTCGCTGGGCCGCCGGGCCCGGCAGGCCCGGGCGGTGCTCGACCGGCACGCCCCGGACGGGCCGCTGCTGCTGGTCGGGTTCTCGATGAGCGGCCAGACCGTCGCCGACCTGCTGCGGGTGCCCGAACTCGCCGCCCGCACCACGGCGATCGCGCTCGCCGCGCCCGCCGCCTACGCCCGCGAGACCCATGAACTCCCCTTCTCCGATCCGGAGTTCACCAACACCCTGCGCAGGCAGGGCAGTTGGCGCAGCAGCACGGCCTTCGCGGCCCTCGCGGCGTTCCCCGGCCGGGCGCTGCTGGTGCTGCCCGAGACGGACGAGGTGATCCCCGCCGAGGTGACCGACGCACTGGACGCCGCCCTGCGCACCGGCGCCGCGCGACCGTACGACCGGATCACCCTGCCGGGCGCCGACCACCTCCTCGGCCGCTGGCTGGGGGCCCGCCCGGAGGAGTGCGCCCGGGTGGCCGCTGCCCTGCTGGCGGGCACCGCAGCCGGAACCGCAGCCGCAGCCGCAGTCGCGGCCGGGTGGCGGCAGGGCTGA
- a CDS encoding HAD-IA family hydrolase gives MPVLTPPVRAVLLDMDGTLVNSDAVVERCWRRWAARHGLDADEVMRVAHGRQGHLTMGLLLPDRPAEQNLAENALMLDEESADTDGVVEVPGAARLMASLAGLPHALVTSADDRLARIRMAAAGVPLPPLLITAEQVGASKPDPEGFLKAAAELGVAPAECLVLEDSEAGIAAGRAAGMPVLGVGPRAAAHRPDHHVTDLTGVRIGLGADGALVVELP, from the coding sequence ATGCCCGTCCTCACCCCGCCGGTCCGGGCCGTCCTGCTCGACATGGACGGCACCCTGGTCAACTCCGACGCCGTGGTCGAACGCTGCTGGCGCCGCTGGGCCGCACGGCACGGCCTGGACGCCGACGAGGTGATGCGGGTCGCGCACGGGCGGCAGGGCCACCTGACCATGGGCCTGCTGCTGCCCGACCGCCCGGCCGAGCAGAACCTCGCCGAGAACGCGCTGATGCTCGACGAGGAGTCCGCCGACACCGACGGCGTGGTCGAAGTCCCGGGCGCCGCACGGCTGATGGCCTCGCTGGCCGGACTGCCGCACGCCCTGGTGACCTCCGCCGACGACCGGCTCGCCCGGATCCGGATGGCCGCCGCCGGCGTCCCGCTGCCGCCACTGCTGATCACCGCCGAGCAGGTCGGCGCCAGCAAGCCCGACCCCGAGGGCTTCCTCAAGGCCGCCGCCGAACTGGGCGTCGCCCCCGCCGAGTGCCTGGTCCTGGAGGACTCCGAGGCGGGCATCGCGGCCGGCCGCGCCGCCGGCATGCCGGTCCTCGGCGTCGGCCCGCGCGCCGCCGCCCACCGGCCCGACCACCACGTGACCGACCTGACCGGCGTCCGGATCGGCCTCGGCGCGGACGGCGCGCTGGTGGTCGAACTGCCCTGA
- a CDS encoding pyridoxamine 5'-phosphate oxidase family protein, translating to MGKTYERIDARLRAFIEKQPVYFVGTAPLAADGFLNISPKGRAGTLAVLDELTVAYLDFGGSHAETIAHLRENGRIILMWCAFEGPPTVLRVHGRGEPVFRDDPRFAELLARFDPSADGTALRAIILVRAERVSDSCGFAVPFMEYQSDRTLLAEFFDRKGEDRFSEYCEGKENLAVSINGLPGLPLPVPPRPS from the coding sequence ATGGGAAAGACTTACGAGCGCATCGATGCCAGGCTGCGCGCGTTCATCGAGAAGCAGCCCGTCTACTTCGTCGGCACCGCGCCGCTGGCCGCCGACGGGTTCCTCAACATCTCGCCCAAGGGCCGGGCCGGCACCCTCGCCGTGCTCGACGAACTGACCGTCGCCTACCTGGACTTCGGCGGTTCGCACGCCGAGACCATCGCCCACCTGCGGGAGAACGGGCGGATCATCCTGATGTGGTGCGCCTTCGAGGGCCCGCCGACCGTGCTGCGGGTGCACGGGCGGGGCGAGCCGGTGTTCCGGGACGACCCGCGGTTCGCCGAGCTGCTCGCCCGCTTCGACCCCTCGGCGGACGGCACCGCGCTGCGCGCGATCATCCTGGTGCGGGCCGAGCGGGTCAGCGACTCCTGCGGCTTCGCCGTCCCGTTCATGGAGTACCAGTCCGACCGGACGCTGCTCGCCGAGTTCTTCGACCGCAAGGGCGAGGACCGGTTCAGCGAGTACTGCGAGGGCAAGGAGAACCTCGCCGTCAGCATCAACGGCCTGCCCGGCCTGCCGCTGCCGGTGCCGCCCCGGCCGTCCTGA
- a CDS encoding methyltransferase domain-containing protein, which produces MPAYTHGHAAAVLRSHRSRTAANSAGYLLPELRPGQRVLDVGCGPGTITADLAELVGPDGRVVGVEPGAEVLAEAARHAAGRGLANLSYEVADVYELPYADASFDVVHAHQVLQHLPDPVAALREMRRVTAPGGVIAVRDSDYAAMTWYPQLPELDEWLALYRRVARINGGEPDAGRRLLAWARAAGLAAEPGATLVPSSSSWTFADQDERGWWSESWAERTTRTRLADTALAEGLATPADLDRIAAGWTRWGADPDAWFAVLHGELLVRVS; this is translated from the coding sequence ATGCCCGCCTACACGCACGGCCACGCCGCCGCCGTCCTGCGCTCGCACCGCAGCCGCACCGCCGCCAACTCGGCCGGCTACCTGCTGCCCGAACTGCGCCCCGGGCAGAGGGTGCTGGACGTCGGCTGCGGCCCCGGCACGATCACCGCGGACCTGGCCGAACTGGTCGGCCCGGACGGCCGGGTGGTCGGCGTCGAGCCGGGCGCCGAGGTGCTGGCCGAGGCGGCCCGGCACGCCGCCGGGCGCGGGCTGGCGAACCTGTCGTACGAGGTCGCCGACGTCTACGAACTGCCTTACGCCGACGCCTCGTTCGACGTGGTGCACGCCCACCAGGTGCTGCAGCACCTGCCCGACCCGGTCGCCGCGCTGCGCGAGATGCGCCGGGTGACCGCCCCGGGCGGGGTGATCGCGGTCCGCGACTCGGACTACGCCGCGATGACCTGGTACCCGCAACTGCCCGAACTGGACGAGTGGTTGGCGCTGTACCGGCGGGTCGCCCGGATCAACGGCGGCGAGCCCGACGCCGGCCGTCGGCTGCTGGCCTGGGCCCGGGCCGCCGGACTGGCCGCCGAGCCCGGCGCCACCCTGGTTCCCTCGTCCAGCAGTTGGACCTTCGCCGACCAGGACGAGCGCGGCTGGTGGTCGGAGAGCTGGGCCGAGCGCACCACCCGCACCAGGCTGGCCGACACCGCCCTGGCCGAGGGCCTGGCCACCCCCGCCGACCTGGACCGGATCGCCGCCGGCTGGACCCGCTGGGGTGCCGACCCGGACGCCTGGTTCGCCGTGCTGCACGGTGAACTACTGGTTCGCGTAAGCTAG
- a CDS encoding CYTH domain-containing protein encodes MGVEIERKFLVRDGAEVPAGRESEVRQGYLVTGPEGAEARVRQQGDACSLTVKRGTGLVRGEWETPLDAGQFAALWPATEHARIHKTRRIVPLGPDEAVVDTYHGRLAGLRTVEVEFADPERAAAFTPPPWFGPEVTDRPDLKNQRLATATAPPRA; translated from the coding sequence GTGGGCGTCGAGATCGAGCGGAAGTTCCTCGTCCGAGACGGCGCGGAGGTCCCCGCCGGGCGGGAGTCCGAAGTCCGGCAGGGCTACCTGGTGACCGGGCCGGAGGGCGCCGAGGCGCGGGTCCGGCAGCAGGGCGACGCGTGCTCGCTGACGGTCAAGCGCGGCACCGGGCTGGTCCGCGGCGAGTGGGAGACCCCGCTGGACGCCGGGCAGTTCGCCGCGCTGTGGCCCGCCACCGAGCACGCCCGGATCCACAAGACCCGCCGGATCGTCCCGCTCGGCCCCGACGAGGCCGTGGTCGACACCTACCACGGCCGGCTCGCCGGACTGCGCACCGTCGAGGTCGAGTTCGCCGACCCGGAGCGGGCCGCCGCCTTCACCCCGCCGCCCTGGTTCGGCCCCGAGGTCACCGACCGCCCCGACCTCAAGAACCAGCGCCTGGCCACCGCCACCGCCCCGCCACGCGCCTGA